The following are encoded in a window of Tessaracoccus flavescens genomic DNA:
- a CDS encoding BlaI/MecI/CopY family transcriptional regulator: MAGKRSREPGELESQVLRILRGFDGPVGARDIQALFEEPRPAYTSLLTILDRLRVKGLVAREELSPRKVRFSALQTSEEHASDAMLGVLGEVDDRRAVLLRFAGNLDDADVAFLRDALAAKRK, translated from the coding sequence ATGGCGGGAAAACGGTCGCGCGAACCTGGTGAGCTCGAGTCGCAGGTGCTGCGGATCCTGCGCGGATTCGACGGCCCCGTCGGCGCCCGCGACATCCAGGCGCTCTTCGAGGAGCCCCGACCCGCCTACACCTCACTGCTGACCATCCTCGATCGGCTCAGGGTGAAGGGACTCGTCGCCCGCGAGGAACTGTCCCCGCGGAAAGTGCGCTTCAGCGCCCTCCAAACCTCGGAAGAGCACGCCTCCGACGCCATGCTCGGCGTCCTCGGTGAGGTCGACGACCGCCGCGCCGTCCTTCTGCGTTTCGCGGGCAACCTCGACGACGCCGACGTCGCCTTCCTGCGCGACGCCCTCGCGGCCAAGCGGAAGTGA
- a CDS encoding cytochrome c oxidase assembly protein, with the protein MALQAVCTLGLVLVLVFPAALALYVGEVPYQELIRPYPGAGVSVTTTVLQSIAEVSSVVSIGALVHVLFLRPLSGRKAFPVPAGTDLSILRWASAAWALSTFALVPMTALDTSGVSLAQLGQPGMAAYVIDAASNLWPTIIRFAGAAIVALTARVASRWTTLLIGLWAGGIAVLTPIVVGQVLVGPDHDLGGDMAMVQAVVAYPLFGVLVVLGLRALIGDDIANVTWRRWLRMAVVALPVIVVSDAVVTWFKLAGGPLLSTITGWLILARWVALAIVAAATVAVIVLRRRRQFAAAESSLLALAALGVFIWVAVTAAMWREPPPQYFVPTSINEIFLGFDTPIAPTLSNVFTTWRTNLLFVTLAVVGIAVYLYAVRVVRQRGDTWSNGRTAAWIIGWIVAAGVTSSGLGFYSAPHFGIHMIVHMSLSMLAPVLLSLGGVLTLLLRASRAGGPVASLHEWISWVLAWRVSKALFNPLVAFVLFISSYYGLYFTGLFEHLMRYHWGHQLMNVHFLVVGYIYYSLIIGVDRGPRPLPHIAKLGMAMAAMPFHAFFGVILMNGRTVIADSYYRMLDIPWADLPAAQELGGGVAWAGGEIPSLLVIVALGIQWARQDNKEARRRDRHMDSGRDNEYEEYNEMLKALSERSAATGPRTGDDR; encoded by the coding sequence TTGGCTCTGCAGGCCGTGTGCACCCTCGGGCTGGTGCTCGTGCTGGTGTTCCCCGCGGCGCTTGCCCTGTACGTCGGCGAGGTCCCGTACCAGGAGCTGATCCGCCCCTACCCGGGCGCAGGCGTCTCCGTCACCACCACCGTCCTGCAGAGCATCGCCGAGGTCTCCTCGGTGGTCAGCATCGGCGCGCTCGTTCACGTCCTGTTCCTGCGGCCGCTGTCGGGGCGAAAGGCCTTCCCCGTCCCGGCAGGCACCGACCTCTCCATCCTCCGGTGGGCGAGCGCGGCCTGGGCGCTCAGCACCTTCGCGCTCGTTCCCATGACGGCGCTCGACACCAGCGGGGTGTCGCTCGCGCAGCTGGGCCAGCCCGGTATGGCCGCCTATGTGATCGACGCGGCGAGCAACCTCTGGCCCACCATCATCCGTTTCGCCGGCGCCGCCATCGTCGCGCTGACGGCGCGGGTCGCCTCCCGCTGGACGACCCTGCTGATCGGCCTGTGGGCCGGTGGCATCGCCGTCCTGACGCCGATCGTCGTCGGTCAGGTGCTCGTCGGGCCCGATCACGACCTGGGTGGCGACATGGCCATGGTGCAGGCGGTCGTCGCGTACCCACTGTTCGGCGTGCTCGTCGTGCTCGGGCTGCGTGCCCTCATCGGCGACGACATCGCCAACGTCACCTGGCGCCGCTGGCTGCGGATGGCGGTCGTCGCCCTGCCGGTGATCGTCGTGTCGGACGCCGTCGTCACCTGGTTCAAGCTGGCCGGTGGCCCGCTGCTGTCGACCATCACCGGGTGGCTCATCCTCGCCCGCTGGGTCGCGCTGGCCATCGTCGCCGCCGCCACAGTCGCCGTCATCGTCTTGCGTCGCCGTCGACAGTTCGCGGCCGCGGAGTCGAGCCTGCTCGCCCTCGCCGCTCTCGGCGTGTTCATCTGGGTCGCCGTCACCGCTGCCATGTGGCGCGAGCCCCCGCCGCAGTACTTCGTCCCGACCAGCATCAACGAGATCTTCCTCGGGTTCGACACCCCCATCGCGCCGACGCTGTCCAACGTCTTCACCACATGGCGAACCAACCTGCTGTTCGTGACCCTCGCCGTCGTGGGGATCGCCGTCTACCTGTACGCGGTTCGGGTCGTTCGCCAGCGCGGAGACACGTGGTCGAACGGACGCACCGCCGCCTGGATCATCGGCTGGATCGTGGCCGCGGGAGTGACGAGCTCCGGGCTCGGGTTCTACTCGGCGCCGCACTTCGGCATCCACATGATCGTCCACATGAGCCTGTCGATGCTCGCCCCCGTGCTCCTGTCGCTCGGCGGCGTCCTGACGCTCCTGCTGCGCGCCTCCCGCGCCGGTGGACCCGTCGCGAGCCTGCACGAATGGATCAGCTGGGTCCTCGCCTGGCGCGTGTCCAAGGCGCTGTTCAACCCGCTCGTCGCGTTCGTGCTGTTCATCTCCTCGTACTACGGCCTGTACTTCACCGGCCTGTTCGAGCACCTGATGCGCTACCACTGGGGCCACCAGTTGATGAACGTCCACTTCCTCGTGGTGGGCTACATCTACTACTCGCTGATCATCGGCGTCGACCGCGGGCCGCGTCCGCTTCCGCACATCGCGAAGCTCGGCATGGCCATGGCCGCGATGCCCTTCCACGCCTTCTTCGGCGTCATCCTGATGAACGGCCGCACCGTGATCGCCGACAGCTACTACCGGATGCTCGACATCCCCTGGGCCGACCTCCCCGCCGCGCAGGAACTCGGCGGAGGCGTCGCCTGGGCGGGCGGCGAGATCCCCTCGCTGCTGGTCATCGTCGCCCTCGGCATCCAGTGGGCGCGCCAGGACAACAAGGAGGCCAGGCGCCGCGACCGACACATGGACTCCGGCCGCGACAACGAGTACGAGGAGTACAACGAGATGCTCAAGGCGCTTTCGGAGCGCTCGGCCGCGACCGGCCCCCGGACAGGCGACGACCGATGA
- a CDS encoding GNAT family N-acetyltransferase, with protein sequence MRQFSDDVIQLDRGRLRPIREADLGDLTAACNDEALREWLPIPIPYTLDDAREFAVDYATRQLASGKGIERAIESGGRLSGVIGLKNTDWAVGSTEAGYWLAPWGRGKGLMTTALMAMTDWSFRQGLQRVEVHVATRNLPSLAVALRSGFQIEGTLRQAARTHGGLVDVLSLSRLASDPPLW encoded by the coding sequence ATGCGGCAGTTCTCCGACGACGTGATCCAGCTCGATCGCGGACGGCTCCGTCCGATCCGGGAAGCAGACCTCGGCGACCTCACCGCGGCGTGCAACGACGAGGCGCTGCGCGAGTGGCTGCCCATCCCGATCCCCTACACCCTCGACGACGCCCGTGAGTTCGCCGTCGACTACGCCACCCGGCAGCTGGCCTCCGGGAAGGGCATCGAACGCGCGATCGAGTCGGGCGGACGATTGAGCGGGGTGATCGGGCTCAAGAACACCGACTGGGCCGTCGGTTCGACCGAGGCCGGCTACTGGCTGGCGCCCTGGGGGCGCGGCAAGGGGCTGATGACCACGGCCCTGATGGCGATGACGGACTGGTCGTTCCGGCAGGGCCTGCAGCGGGTCGAGGTGCACGTCGCGACCCGCAACCTCCCCTCTCTCGCCGTCGCGCTGCGCTCCGGCTTCCAGATCGAGGGGACGCTGAGGCAGGCGGCCCGGACGCACGGCGGTCTGGTGGACGTCTTGTCCCTCAGCCGCCTCGCGTCCGACCCGCCGCTGTGGTGA
- a CDS encoding TetR/AcrR family transcriptional regulator produces MRERSAPPLTGRPRDPEVDTRVRDATLALLMERGYSGLRIDDVARASTVAKSTIYRRWPSLMLLVLDVVEAALGPRLVPTSDDVEADLAALLRMSYASLVNNPVGWSLPSIGIDLLQQPELGAEYRRRIIDPIRDQAVSLLRRGIAEGRFAPTAEPEAIFDAVAGSIIYRRMIGEPPAPLETLLQFVRAALRP; encoded by the coding sequence ATGCGAGAGCGTTCAGCGCCGCCGCTGACAGGTCGCCCGCGCGACCCCGAGGTCGACACACGGGTCCGCGACGCCACGTTGGCCCTCCTCATGGAGCGCGGATACTCCGGCCTGCGCATCGACGACGTGGCCCGGGCGTCCACGGTGGCGAAGAGCACGATCTACCGGCGCTGGCCGTCCCTCATGCTCCTGGTGCTCGACGTCGTAGAGGCTGCCCTCGGCCCGCGTCTCGTGCCGACATCAGACGACGTCGAAGCCGACCTCGCGGCGCTCCTGCGGATGTCCTACGCCTCATTGGTGAACAACCCCGTCGGATGGAGCCTCCCCAGCATCGGCATCGACCTGCTGCAGCAGCCGGAGCTCGGGGCCGAATACCGCCGCCGCATCATCGATCCGATTCGTGACCAGGCGGTCTCCCTGCTCCGGCGCGGCATCGCCGAGGGCCGCTTCGCGCCGACCGCGGAACCGGAGGCAATCTTCGACGCCGTAGCGGGCAGCATCATCTACCGCCGTATGATCGGCGAGCCGCCCGCGCCCTTGGAAACGCTGCTGCAATTTGTCCGCGCCGCCCTCCGGCCCTAA
- a CDS encoding GNAT family N-acetyltransferase: MLVGSLKPASWPPAATAEQRAGAPGFTLVAEVDGQIIGFAQLLEVDGAAHLEQVSVLPEHGRRGVGRALVEAAVAEARRRGHRAVTLRTFAEVAFNAPFYATCGFAESTPSTPFERGLVETEHRLGLTGVGRRIQMTRRLDD; encoded by the coding sequence TTGCTCGTCGGGTCGCTCAAGCCGGCGTCGTGGCCGCCCGCAGCCACCGCTGAGCAGCGCGCCGGCGCGCCCGGGTTCACGCTCGTGGCGGAGGTCGACGGCCAGATCATCGGTTTCGCCCAGCTGCTGGAGGTCGACGGCGCCGCCCACCTCGAACAGGTGTCGGTGCTGCCGGAGCATGGCCGACGCGGGGTCGGGCGTGCGCTCGTGGAGGCGGCCGTGGCAGAGGCGCGTCGGCGTGGTCACCGTGCGGTGACGCTCCGCACGTTCGCAGAGGTGGCGTTCAACGCCCCGTTCTACGCGACGTGCGGCTTCGCCGAGAGCACGCCGTCGACCCCCTTCGAACGCGGCCTGGTGGAGACGGAGCACCGGCTCGGACTCACGGGTGTCGGTAGGCGGATCCAGATGACCCGACGGTTGGACGATTGA
- a CDS encoding helix-turn-helix domain-containing protein, whose translation MAIKVQLDVLLAERGMSVGDFAEAIGLSPANVAVLKNGRAKAVRFTTLDAICRVLGCSPGDVMVWVPDEELS comes from the coding sequence GTGGCCATCAAGGTCCAGCTCGACGTCCTGCTCGCCGAGCGGGGCATGTCGGTCGGCGACTTCGCCGAGGCGATCGGGCTGTCTCCCGCCAACGTGGCCGTGCTGAAGAACGGTCGCGCGAAGGCGGTCCGCTTCACCACGCTCGATGCCATCTGCCGGGTACTGGGCTGCTCCCCCGGTGACGTCATGGTCTGGGTTCCCGACGAGGAACTCAGCTGA
- a CDS encoding DUF2975 domain-containing protein, which yields MNKVIASVLQVGIALAVLACLFFQIVVLPQALADEARLDPFVAALHGLLLTVTILGLVCVEVILVATAVLAQLSKGEGIFSRRAFVWVDVIIGALLVGAALSLVLLVGVAVTPVADLGPEAGDMVDVGLYLLGLAGAGAGVGIALLVFVLRSLLRRAVTLHDELAEVV from the coding sequence ATGAACAAGGTCATTGCCTCCGTCCTCCAGGTTGGGATCGCCCTCGCGGTGCTCGCCTGCCTGTTCTTCCAGATCGTCGTTCTCCCCCAGGCCCTCGCCGACGAGGCTCGGCTCGATCCGTTCGTCGCGGCGCTCCACGGGCTGCTGTTGACGGTGACGATCCTCGGCCTCGTGTGCGTGGAGGTGATCCTCGTGGCGACGGCCGTCCTCGCGCAGCTCTCCAAGGGAGAGGGCATCTTCAGCCGCCGTGCCTTCGTCTGGGTCGACGTCATCATCGGCGCGCTCCTGGTCGGGGCCGCGCTGAGCCTCGTCCTGCTGGTCGGCGTCGCCGTCACACCGGTCGCCGATCTCGGCCCGGAGGCCGGTGACATGGTCGACGTCGGGCTGTACCTGCTCGGCCTCGCGGGAGCGGGAGCCGGCGTGGGGATCGCACTGCTGGTGTTCGTGCTGCGCAGCCTCCTGCGCCGGGCCGTCACCCTCCACGACGAACTGGCCGAGGTGGTCTGA
- a CDS encoding DUF5134 domain-containing protein: MITNPVWQWVFSVVFVAIAGYLAWRAVADRRRPLQTIGDVLHLLMALVMAAMAWPWWYSLPWLAQLIIFAFSTLWFLAVGLGQWLGRFEPEQLGCHPAWHQLVHALMMGAMTWMVAVMPPGHGGHGEHAMHTMGTTATVLGIVATALLFVAAVVQLVDAAPELRRRGLTRHVVDSLVMVVMLIGMGAMCWLMIF; the protein is encoded by the coding sequence GTGATCACCAACCCGGTCTGGCAATGGGTCTTCTCGGTCGTCTTCGTCGCGATCGCCGGATACCTCGCCTGGCGGGCGGTCGCCGACCGGCGGCGTCCACTGCAGACGATCGGCGACGTCCTCCATCTGCTCATGGCGCTCGTGATGGCGGCGATGGCGTGGCCGTGGTGGTACTCGCTCCCGTGGCTCGCCCAGTTGATCATCTTCGCCTTCTCCACGCTGTGGTTCCTCGCCGTCGGCCTCGGCCAGTGGCTCGGCCGGTTCGAGCCGGAACAACTCGGCTGCCATCCTGCATGGCACCAGCTGGTGCACGCCCTGATGATGGGCGCCATGACGTGGATGGTGGCCGTCATGCCGCCCGGGCACGGCGGCCACGGGGAGCACGCCATGCACACGATGGGGACGACCGCGACGGTGCTCGGCATCGTCGCGACCGCCCTGCTGTTCGTCGCCGCCGTCGTCCAACTGGTCGATGCCGCCCCAGAACTTCGTCGACGCGGCCTCACCCGCCACGTCGTCGACTCACTGGTGATGGTCGTCATGCTCATCGGCATGGGCGCCATGTGCTGGCTGATGATCTTCTGA
- a CDS encoding YcnI family copper-binding membrane protein translates to MPTRPRILCTLAGALALAAGPAALAQAHITTTSDSAVAGAYTVVKVGVPHGCDGSSTTAIAIQIPEGINSVTPTRNAFYDVEKVMKKLDAPITDRHGNELSERVAQIVYTAKTPLPHGERDAFELSMQLPDDAGDTTLYFPTVQTCEKGGSAWIEIPAEGQDPHDLELPAPSLAVSPAAAADGHGDHAHAATPSAGEIHQGHDSGSTSEPAHADHDSGPTSGTEHADHEAATGVQTSGEPIGIAAIIIGSLGLLAGLLAFVTRRPRG, encoded by the coding sequence ATGCCCACCCGACCCCGGATCCTGTGCACCCTCGCGGGCGCTCTCGCCCTCGCCGCCGGTCCCGCAGCGCTGGCCCAGGCCCACATCACCACCACCTCCGACTCCGCGGTCGCCGGCGCCTACACTGTCGTGAAGGTCGGCGTGCCACACGGCTGTGACGGGTCGTCGACGACCGCGATCGCGATCCAGATCCCCGAGGGGATCAACTCCGTCACCCCGACGCGCAATGCGTTCTACGACGTGGAGAAGGTGATGAAGAAGCTCGACGCTCCGATCACCGACCGGCACGGCAACGAGCTGAGCGAGCGGGTCGCCCAGATCGTCTACACCGCGAAGACGCCGCTCCCGCACGGTGAACGCGACGCCTTCGAACTGTCGATGCAACTGCCCGACGATGCCGGCGACACGACCCTCTACTTCCCCACCGTCCAGACCTGCGAGAAGGGCGGGTCGGCCTGGATCGAGATCCCGGCGGAGGGACAGGACCCGCACGACCTCGAGCTCCCTGCACCCTCCCTCGCCGTGTCCCCAGCGGCCGCGGCCGATGGCCACGGCGACCATGCCCACGCGGCGACCCCTTCCGCCGGGGAGATCCACCAGGGCCACGACTCGGGATCGACCTCGGAGCCTGCGCACGCCGACCACGACTCGGGACCGACCTCGGGGACGGAGCACGCCGACCACGAGGCGGCGACCGGGGTCCAGACCAGCGGGGAGCCGATCGGCATCGCCGCCATCATCATCGGCTCCCTTGGCCTGCTCGCCGGACTCCTGGCCTTCGTCACCCGGCGTCCCCGGGGCTGA
- a CDS encoding CoA-binding protein, translated as MKINEAAAEFLACRRIAVTGVSRTPGSHGANVVYDRLLERGFEAIAINPNADEIAGRPAYPDLRSVPDGVEAVVIGTAPQRALDTMREAVELGIGRVWMHRSIDGGSVDDEAVAYGREHGVVVIDGGCPLMFGPAADGAHKAMCAVLKLMGRAPRTVS; from the coding sequence ATGAAGATCAACGAGGCCGCAGCCGAGTTCCTCGCCTGCAGGCGGATCGCGGTGACCGGGGTGTCGAGGACGCCCGGCAGCCACGGTGCAAATGTCGTCTACGACCGGCTGCTCGAGCGTGGGTTCGAGGCGATCGCGATCAACCCCAACGCGGACGAGATCGCGGGCCGTCCGGCCTATCCGGACCTCAGGTCGGTCCCCGACGGCGTCGAGGCCGTCGTGATCGGCACCGCGCCGCAGCGGGCGCTCGACACGATGCGCGAGGCCGTCGAGCTCGGCATCGGCAGGGTCTGGATGCACCGCTCGATCGACGGTGGCAGCGTCGACGACGAGGCGGTCGCCTACGGGCGCGAGCACGGCGTCGTGGTGATCGACGGCGGCTGTCCGCTCATGTTCGGCCCGGCGGCCGACGGCGCGCACAAGGCCATGTGCGCAGTGCTGAAGCTCATGGGTCGGGCGCCGCGGACCGTCAGCTGA
- a CDS encoding formate--tetrahydrofolate ligase: protein MEIAQQAIPLPISTIAERLGICAEQIEPYGRFKAKIPLNVLEARPYRREGRLVLVTAVSPTPAGEGKTTTTVGLGDALTRLGEKAMLCLREPALGPVFGMKGGAAGGGYAQVIPMEDINLHFTGDFPAIAAANNLLAAMIDNHIFHGNALGIDPRRVTWRRVLDVNDRTLRDIVTGLGGINNGLPREAGFDIVPASEVMAVFCLATSLADLRDRLGNIVIGRTYDKRPVLARNLKAHGAMAALLRDALAPNLVQTMEHTPAFVHGGPFANIAHGTNTVIATQAALGLADWVVTEAGFGADLGAEKYFDIVCRRYGLRPAVSVVVTTVRAMKYHGGVEVADLTAPDVTAVRRGLVNLERHVETLREVFGQKVVVAINHRAEDAPDEVDTILEAAAAMGVRAVEARHFAEGGAGAEDLARAVLEVASDDPAEPTYAYPLDGSLWDKLRDVASKVYRAKDINASAAIRRTLRQLEDEGFGELPVCVAKTQYSFSTDPKLRGAPEGHIVDVREVRLSAGAEFVVMVCGSIMTMPGLPARPSAESIDVLPDGSIVGLF, encoded by the coding sequence ATGGAGATCGCACAACAGGCGATCCCACTTCCCATCTCGACCATCGCCGAGCGCCTCGGCATCTGCGCCGAGCAGATCGAGCCATACGGCCGGTTCAAGGCGAAGATCCCACTCAACGTCCTTGAGGCGCGACCGTACCGACGCGAGGGCCGACTAGTGCTGGTGACCGCCGTCTCGCCGACGCCTGCCGGTGAGGGCAAGACGACCACCACCGTCGGCCTTGGCGACGCCTTGACCCGGCTGGGCGAGAAGGCGATGCTGTGCCTGCGCGAGCCTGCCCTCGGACCGGTGTTCGGGATGAAGGGCGGTGCCGCGGGCGGCGGCTATGCCCAAGTGATCCCGATGGAGGACATCAACCTCCATTTCACCGGCGACTTCCCCGCGATCGCGGCCGCCAACAACCTGCTGGCCGCGATGATCGACAACCACATCTTCCACGGCAACGCGCTCGGCATCGATCCACGACGGGTGACCTGGCGCCGCGTCCTCGACGTCAACGACCGGACGCTGCGCGACATCGTGACGGGGCTCGGCGGGATCAACAACGGCCTGCCCCGCGAAGCCGGCTTCGACATCGTCCCGGCGAGCGAGGTGATGGCCGTGTTCTGCCTCGCCACCTCGCTGGCCGACCTGCGCGACCGGCTCGGCAACATCGTGATCGGGCGAACCTACGACAAGCGCCCCGTCCTTGCCCGCAACCTCAAGGCGCACGGGGCGATGGCCGCGCTGCTGCGCGACGCGCTCGCCCCGAACCTCGTCCAGACGATGGAGCACACGCCCGCGTTCGTGCACGGAGGACCGTTCGCCAACATCGCCCACGGCACCAACACCGTCATCGCGACGCAGGCCGCGCTCGGCCTGGCCGACTGGGTGGTCACGGAAGCCGGTTTCGGCGCCGATCTCGGCGCGGAGAAGTACTTCGACATCGTCTGCCGCCGCTACGGGCTACGGCCGGCGGTGTCGGTGGTAGTGACGACGGTGCGGGCCATGAAGTACCACGGCGGCGTCGAGGTGGCCGACCTGACGGCGCCCGACGTCACCGCCGTCCGACGGGGCCTCGTCAACCTCGAGCGGCACGTCGAGACGCTGCGCGAGGTCTTCGGCCAGAAGGTCGTCGTCGCGATCAACCACCGGGCCGAGGATGCGCCCGACGAGGTCGACACAATCCTCGAGGCCGCCGCCGCGATGGGGGTGCGCGCCGTCGAGGCGCGCCACTTCGCCGAGGGTGGCGCCGGAGCCGAGGACCTCGCCCGCGCGGTGCTGGAGGTGGCCTCCGACGATCCCGCTGAGCCGACCTACGCCTACCCACTCGACGGGTCCCTATGGGATAAGCTGCGCGACGTCGCCTCGAAGGTCTACCGGGCGAAGGACATCAACGCGAGCGCCGCCATCCGACGCACCCTGCGCCAACTCGAGGACGAGGGCTTCGGGGAGCTTCCGGTCTGCGTCGCGAAGACGCAGTACTCGTTCTCGACCGACCCGAAACTGAGGGGCGCACCCGAGGGCCACATCGTCGACGTCCGCGAGGTGAGGTTGAGCGCGGGCGCGGAGTTCGTGGTCATGGTGTGCGGGTCGATCATGACGATGCCCGGACTCCCGGCCCGGCCATCAGCCGAGTCGATCGATGTGCTCCCGGACGGGTCCATCGTCGGCCTGTTCTGA
- a CDS encoding HXXEE domain-containing protein, giving the protein MTKATWVSAGLFLAWAVHDAEELVTAAASSRELVRRAPTWLPLPADLRRDGFSQHHMNVAIAVMAGFMGIAALDGARSGGRSWFFQTVLRGFGWHGIGHLAAAALSGKYVTGAATTPLVVIPYWLWARHELARDGVPLRPVDSGPLLIVPVLIAAHAITRAITGRTP; this is encoded by the coding sequence GTGACGAAGGCGACGTGGGTCAGCGCGGGACTGTTCTTAGCGTGGGCAGTTCATGACGCAGAGGAACTGGTCACCGCTGCGGCCAGCTCGCGCGAGCTTGTCCGTCGTGCGCCGACCTGGCTGCCGCTCCCGGCGGATCTGCGCCGTGACGGCTTCTCCCAGCACCACATGAACGTGGCCATCGCTGTGATGGCTGGCTTCATGGGGATTGCTGCGCTCGACGGCGCCCGTAGCGGGGGGCGGTCATGGTTCTTTCAGACGGTGCTGCGCGGCTTCGGATGGCACGGTATCGGGCACCTGGCCGCTGCGGCGCTCTCAGGGAAATACGTCACGGGCGCGGCAACAACCCCGCTGGTGGTTATCCCGTATTGGCTCTGGGCTCGCCACGAGCTCGCCCGCGATGGGGTCCCTCTGCGCCCGGTCGACTCGGGACCCTTACTCATCGTGCCGGTCCTCATCGCGGCCCACGCGATCACGCGTGCCATCACGGGTCGTACGCCGTGA
- a CDS encoding M56 family metallopeptidase translates to MLLALGFLVGAVALALAAPSLLAGGRWQVFRPRLALGLWFSAFGVGVAMAGAAFVTSILAAIAAATEPSHSLVATVTAWTGVLVVAAAIGLASGASEPLVDSYRRSLRRLNPVATSRQDRSSFTLVRFESEHPVAVAVPGRRPEILVSSAMEEALSTAQLWAVLAHENAHLRGRHGLLVRLAELNAACLPRFIPAGRDLRKATIILVELVADDVAARQAGAAQLAVALERLAEASGEAGFLVRAERLRALPGSQPAGVGLPAPVQI, encoded by the coding sequence ATGCTCCTCGCACTCGGATTCCTCGTCGGTGCGGTCGCGCTCGCGCTGGCCGCTCCGTCCCTGCTCGCGGGTGGTCGCTGGCAGGTGTTTCGTCCCCGCCTGGCGCTCGGGTTGTGGTTCAGCGCCTTCGGGGTGGGCGTTGCGATGGCCGGCGCGGCGTTCGTGACCTCGATCCTCGCCGCCATCGCAGCCGCGACCGAACCGTCGCACTCACTGGTCGCGACGGTGACGGCCTGGACCGGCGTGCTCGTCGTTGCCGCGGCCATTGGCCTCGCCTCAGGCGCGTCGGAGCCGCTGGTCGACTCCTACCGGCGCTCACTGCGCAGGCTGAACCCGGTCGCGACCTCCCGTCAGGACCGGTCCTCCTTCACCCTGGTGCGGTTCGAGTCGGAGCACCCGGTCGCGGTGGCCGTTCCGGGCCGTCGCCCCGAGATCCTCGTCTCCTCTGCGATGGAGGAGGCGCTGTCGACGGCCCAGTTGTGGGCGGTGCTCGCCCACGAGAACGCGCACCTGCGGGGCCGCCACGGCCTGCTCGTGCGGCTGGCCGAGCTGAACGCCGCGTGCCTTCCCCGGTTCATCCCCGCAGGTCGCGACCTGCGGAAGGCGACCATCATACTCGTCGAACTCGTCGCAGACGACGTCGCCGCCCGTCAGGCTGGTGCCGCCCAGTTGGCGGTTGCACTCGAGCGCCTGGCCGAGGCCAGTGGCGAGGCAGGCTTCCTCGTCCGGGCCGAGCGGTTGAGGGCCCTCCCGGGGTCGCAGCCGGCAGGCGTCGGACTGCCAGCGCCAGTGCAGATCTGA
- a CDS encoding zinc-binding dehydrogenase, whose protein sequence is MTSDSWAVQFHRYGDPDVLIRDTVPAEHAGVGQVRVRVAAVGVNRIDLVVRAGILRTQGFGFPKGTGFDVVGIVDEVGAGIGDTVVGAVVWGCLGLEPLRRRGTLSEFVILTCEQYAVLPTRDLDPGLAALPLAALTALACLRDSLRVLPGDRVLIVGAGGGVGTAAIQIAGILGAVPVAICGQSNMAPCRDLGAQEVYDYAQTRPSDIPGQFAAVLDTAGVDTTAYQSALDRSGRIVCTAADAWLRMLPGALMREPRIRLLSAGPSRRDLAWLATQVGEGRLRPVVDRMYGIDEIRQAHQDSSGPHAAGRRIVVVD, encoded by the coding sequence GTGACCAGCGACAGCTGGGCGGTGCAGTTCCACCGGTACGGCGACCCGGACGTCCTGATCCGCGACACCGTGCCGGCCGAGCATGCCGGGGTGGGCCAGGTGAGAGTCCGGGTCGCGGCCGTCGGGGTCAACCGGATAGACCTCGTGGTTCGGGCGGGCATTCTCCGGACGCAGGGCTTCGGGTTCCCGAAGGGCACTGGATTTGACGTCGTGGGGATCGTGGACGAGGTGGGTGCCGGCATCGGCGACACCGTGGTGGGGGCGGTCGTGTGGGGGTGCCTCGGGCTGGAGCCGCTACGGCGTCGGGGCACCCTTTCGGAGTTTGTGATCCTCACCTGTGAGCAGTACGCGGTCCTGCCGACCCGCGACCTCGACCCAGGGCTGGCGGCCCTCCCTCTCGCGGCATTGACCGCCCTGGCATGCCTGCGGGATTCGCTGCGTGTACTGCCCGGCGACCGGGTCCTGATCGTGGGGGCAGGCGGAGGCGTGGGCACCGCCGCTATCCAGATCGCGGGAATCCTCGGCGCCGTCCCGGTCGCCATCTGCGGTCAAAGCAACATGGCCCCGTGCCGCGACCTCGGTGCGCAGGAGGTGTACGACTACGCACAGACCCGGCCTTCGGATATCCCCGGGCAGTTCGCCGCCGTCCTGGACACTGCGGGCGTCGACACAACGGCATACCAGTCCGCCCTGGATCGCAGTGGGCGCATCGTGTGCACAGCCGCGGACGCGTGGCTGCGAATGTTGCCCGGGGCGCTCATGCGGGAACCTCGGATCCGGCTGCTGTCCGCGGGACCATCGCGGCGCGACCTTGCCTGGCTCGCGACTCAGGTGGGCGAAGGCCGGCTGCGGCCCGTCGTCGACCGCATGTACGGCATCGACGAGATCCGGCAGGCCCATCAAGACAGCTCTGGACCGCACGCCGCTGGACGACGGATCGTCGTCGTGGACTAA